A genomic region of Dreissena polymorpha isolate Duluth1 chromosome 4, UMN_Dpol_1.0, whole genome shotgun sequence contains the following coding sequences:
- the LOC127877200 gene encoding uncharacterized protein LOC127877200 isoform X1 has protein sequence MKKAVISCKSQQPGGLHERMAADHVLLLARVIDVLDSIIAYPSCNLCYTKLLIDPTTSRYHCMKCYSSQVKCRVQWRYRLVLSVSDGCVVGSVVTFGKMLEPYFGKTATEFRRSLDDLEGSGYPANELLQDALTRTFVGKCFYFGFKVNETPTKVTLGTLFQEDPGGFNQTDSDGNDSGISHILAYQMIASQDGVYATVTDHMRLLVKQLRHGYEETPRSDQQNRLKSIYARSCKSLLTESHLSCYGSFIGQHSVELSCDHCQEVSNNGSVTKCLLNSDHSKTSSELGNLDRNEQSTTSELGIQPEDEKHVSVDGITFEDSSGCNSFSNISDVIPNEFQETLCENVIEKKIGFSDTNNDISNTSRRIDRELQRRHVFHTLTHNPPQLCTMIPRNQIETNNQVNNNHIKGPECEISCRNDHNNLFMPESEGMQLFFESQCDGIDFSNDDSGQYITTEKVFINCYTSKNTLGSEYLNNGNSITCHSEHSLGNVSFKRNQISGTGIHGDPGIDLRPLPNSVKCVNSMDKVNQNVATASTLLPESEPLEDFLSSFQGFSMSMTEIVNIETVKSNCNLSYANFDNSRDTSHNEGAYFHSEIEKQRHTFSNNMYELRTDQISSMVSICGHDVNDEGNTKRKDSKSEDGQKHNMFNTAEFSAGDFETQDLELFLDNIIATQTDAKCTENNDENTKTASVHLSEPCEGVLQTRTTESFTCTFNVTDLDTELEQFMKSVFTKEDDQMKTNSMEEHNHEQALNEFVRNEDISKPCCNESLLFSHSFVESDLISECNEINLPMKNTEQNYEVCAACNYHDSDRYVEDIINKSRPTNEIYESKYDDGESKNDIITINFEKEMVEEFAKVSQSPCTNIKILCENVTAKPNERHCVSGGHSWLEGSDSLSITSNDIHTGVCTQLPLESIHHFRLSAKKTRDEENYHDYVSNDRECCLLEKSDIRYTNDNQSGDLFDVSNKHEETIDISNTPEHLGKQSYRSKVIDLFCSPEMCSEGKESMNDTTSVCTKPCYSTPLVNHTLNFDTPGLDQCIIVDSQEVSPLQEHSNEQLEAKDRNFHLDVLDRELHASKCGTPGLDAAMIVESQEVLSHSSNEKKESHLYSRKVRFDKRLQRVSSCHLIDIKMQLNISPSTQAKTTKSCLRKTNENDLFSTRELLKTNGLQESDHYAGKLQHVTEVTELNSMNAFDNGNTCARNNLHENNSCDMFASFDLSLSTQSMEYSNNFQEKRKCLFKDSFLCNESKVKERDVINSIGTEASRCDYNDLSADLFRDSLIDNPDDLSSKKQQNETRDAKVTVQNSVTTERQVFKPLISNLQTTSKSDKCAYLSPDVIDDSPLLAGKKGDFGFILKSVPHVATTIFGRKLFM, from the exons ATGAAAAAAGCAGTTATCAGTTGCAAGTCCCAGCAGCCTGGAGG CCTGCATGAAAGAATGGCCGCTGACCATGTGCTACTGTTAGCCAGAGTCATTGATGTACTAGACAGCATCATAGCTTACCCTAGCTGCAATCTCTGCTACACCAAGCTCCTCATAGATCCCACTACTTCCAG ATACCACTGCATGAAGTGCTATTCTAGCCAGGTGAAGTGTAGGGTGCAGTGGCGTTACAGACTGGTTCTATCTGTGTCGGACGGATGTGTAGTGGGCTCTGTTGTGACCTTCGGGAAAATGTTGGAACCATACTTTGGTAAAACTGCAACTGAATTTAGAAG AAGTCTGGATGATCTGGAAGGCTCTGGCTATCCTGCTAATGAACTTCTTCAAGATGCACTCACGCGAACCTTTGTCGGGAAATGCTTCTACTTCGGATTCAAAGTTAATGAAACACCAACGAAGGTGACACTTGGTACATTATTTCAAGAAGATCCAGGTGGTTTCAATCAGACAGATTCTGATGGCAATGATTCAGGAATCTCACACATTTTAGCTTATCAAATGATAGCCAGCCAAGATGGTGTCTATGCAACAGTGACCGACCACATGAGACTACTTGTTAAACAGCTACGACATGGATATGAGGAGACCCCAAGAAGTGACCAACAAAACCGACTCAAAAGCATTTATGCAAGGTCATGTAAATCATTACTGACTGAGTCTCATTTAAGCTGTTATGGTTCGTTCATTGGTCAACATTCTGTAGAATTAAGCTGTGACCACTGTCAGGAAGTCTCTAATAACGGAAGTGTTACGAAGTGCTTGTTAAATTCAGATCATAGTAAAACCTCCTCAGAGTTAGGAAATCTTGATCGAAATGAACAATCAACAACATCAGAGTTAGGCATCCAACCAGAAGATGAGAAACATGTCAGTGTTGATGGAATTACATTTGAAGATAGTTCTGGTTGTAATAGTTTTAGTAATATATCAGATGTGATTCCTAACGAATTTCAAGAAACACTTTGTGAAAATGTCATTGAAAAGAAAATTGGATTTTCTGATACTAACAATGATATTTCAAACACAAGTAGGAGAATTGATAGAGAGCTGCAGAGACGCCATGTGTTCCACACTTTGACACATAATCCCCCACAACTGTGCACAATGATTCCTAGAAACCAGATTGAAACCAACAACCAAGTTAACAATAACCATATCAAAGGGCCGGAATGTGAAATTTCGTGTAGAAATGACCATAATAATTTGTTTATGCCCGAGTCTGAAGGTATGCAGTTATTCTTTGAATCACAATGTGATGGTATTGATTTCTCTAATGATGACTCTGGTCAGTACATTACAACTGAAAAGGTTTTTATAAACTGTTACACATCTAAAAATACTCTGGGTtctgaatatttaaataatggcAATTCTATAACATGTCACTCAGAACATTCTTTAGGTAATGTGTCTTTTAAACGGAATCAAATTAGCGGAACAGGTATTCATGGGGATCCTGGAATTGATTTAAGACCTCTGCCTAACTCAGTAAAATGTGTGAATTCAATGGACAAAGTAAATCAGAATGTTGCAACAGCATCGACGTTGTTGCCAGAATCAGAACCGTTAGAAGATTTCTTAAGTTCTTTTCAGGGATTTTCAATGTCAATGACAGAGATTGTGAACATAGAAACAGTTAAATCAAATTGCAATTTATCATATGCTAATTTCGATAACAGCAGGGATACAAGTCATAATGAAGGTGCTTATTTTCACAGTGAAATAGAGAAACAAAGGCATACATTTTCTAACAATATGTATGAATTAAGGACAGACCAAATATCAAGTATGGTAAGTATCTGTGGTCATGATGTCAATGATGAAGGAAATACGAAAAGAAAGGATTCCAAAAGTGAAGACGGTCAAAAACACAATATGTTCAATACTGCAGAGTTTTCTGCTGGTGACTTTGAAACACAAGATCTGGAGTTGTTTTTAGATAACATTATTGCAACTCAAACAGATGCCAAATGTACTGAAAACAATGATGAAAATACTAAGACTGCTTCTGTGCACTTGAGTGAACCTTGTGAAGGGGTATTACAAACTCGCACTACTGAAAGTTTCACCTGTACGTTTAATGTAACAGATTTGGATACAGAGCTTGAACAATTTATGAAAAGTGTGTTTACAAAAGAAgacgatcagatgaaaacaaaCTCAATGGAAGAACATAACCATGAACAGGCGTTGAACGAATTTGTTCGAAATGAAGATATAAGCAAACCTTGTTGTAATGAGTCATTATTGTTTTCACATAGTTTTGTTGAGTCTGACCTGATATCAGAGTGTAATGAAATAAATTTGCCTATGAAAAACACCGAACAAAATTATGAAGTATGCGCAGCATGCAACTATCATGATTCAGACAGATACGTGGAAGACATCATTAACAAGTCGCGTCCAACAAATGAAAtttatgaaagcaaatatgatgATGGTGAATCAAAAAACGATATTATCACCATTAACTTTGAGAAAGAAATGGTAGAAGAATTTGCCAAAGTCTCACAAAGCCCTTGTACcaacataaaaatattgtgtGAAAATGTAACTGCCAAACCGAATGAAAGGCACTGTGTTTCGGGAGGCCATAGCTGGCTAGAGGGCTCCGACAGTTTAAGTATCACAAGCAATGATATCCATACAGGTGTTTGTACACAATTACCGCTAGAAAGCATACATCATTTCAGATTGAGTGCCAAAAAGACACGTGATGAAGAGAATTATCACGATTATGTTTCGAATGACAGAGAATGTTGTCTGTTGGAAAAAAGTGATATCAGATATACAAATGATAACCAGTCGGGTGATTTGTTCGACGTTAGTAATAAACATGAAGAAACAATAGACATTTCAAATACTCCTGAACATTTAGGTAAACAGTCTTATAGAAGTAAAGTGATTGACCTTTTCTGTAGCCCAGAAATGTGTTCAGAGGGAAAAGAAAGTATGAATGACACGACAAGTGTGTGTACGAAACCATGTTATTCCACACCTCTCGTTAACCATACATTGAATTTTGATACACCGGGACTTGATCAGTGCATTATTGTTGACAGTCAGGAAGTTTCTCCACTCCAGGAGCACTCAAATGAACAACTCGAAGCAAAAGACCGAAATTTTCATTTAGATGTTTTAGATAGAGAATTACATGCATCAAAATGTGGTACTCCCGGACTCGATGCGGCAATGATTGTTGAAAGCCAAGAGGTATTGTCTCATTcatcaaatgaaaaaaaagaatcacATTTATACTCCAGAAAAGTGAGGTTTGACAAACGATTGCAAAGGGTAAGCTCATGTCATCTTATTGATATAAAGATGCAATTGAACATCAGTCCTTCAACACAAGCAAAAACTACGAAATCATGTTTAAGGAAAACCAATGAAAACGACCTCTTTAGCACAAGGGAGTTACTAAAAACAAACGGTTTACAAGAGAGTGACCACTATGCTGGCAAATTACAACATGTAACCGAAGTCACTGAACTGAATTCAATGAACGCTTTTGATAATGGCAATACATGTGCAAGAAACAATCTGCATGAAAATAATTCATGTGACATGTTTGCCTCTTTCGACCTTAGCTTATCAACACAAAGCATGGAATACTCTAATAATTTCCAAGAAAAGCggaaatgtttatttaaagattctttCTTGTGTAATGAAAGTAAAGTAAAAGAGAGAGATGTGATAAATTCTATCGGCACAGAAGCTAGTAGATGTGATTACAATGACCTATCAGCCGATTTGTTTCGGGACAGTTTAATCGATAATCCCGATGACCTCTCTTCAAAGAAACAGCAAAATGAGACTCGTGATGCAAAAGTTACTGTACAAAACAGTGTTACAACTGAGCGTCAAGTATTTAAACCTTTAATAAGTAATTTACAGACTACAAGTAAAAGTGATAAGTGTGCCTATTTGTCGCCAGATGTAATTGACGATAGCCCTTTGTTGGCTGGAAAAAAAGGAGACTTCGgttttatattgaaaagtgtCCCACATGTTGCTACAACAATATTTGGCAGAAAATTattcatgtaa
- the LOC127877200 gene encoding uncharacterized protein LOC127877200 isoform X2, whose product MAADHVLLLARVIDVLDSIIAYPSCNLCYTKLLIDPTTSRYHCMKCYSSQVKCRVQWRYRLVLSVSDGCVVGSVVTFGKMLEPYFGKTATEFRRSLDDLEGSGYPANELLQDALTRTFVGKCFYFGFKVNETPTKVTLGTLFQEDPGGFNQTDSDGNDSGISHILAYQMIASQDGVYATVTDHMRLLVKQLRHGYEETPRSDQQNRLKSIYARSCKSLLTESHLSCYGSFIGQHSVELSCDHCQEVSNNGSVTKCLLNSDHSKTSSELGNLDRNEQSTTSELGIQPEDEKHVSVDGITFEDSSGCNSFSNISDVIPNEFQETLCENVIEKKIGFSDTNNDISNTSRRIDRELQRRHVFHTLTHNPPQLCTMIPRNQIETNNQVNNNHIKGPECEISCRNDHNNLFMPESEGMQLFFESQCDGIDFSNDDSGQYITTEKVFINCYTSKNTLGSEYLNNGNSITCHSEHSLGNVSFKRNQISGTGIHGDPGIDLRPLPNSVKCVNSMDKVNQNVATASTLLPESEPLEDFLSSFQGFSMSMTEIVNIETVKSNCNLSYANFDNSRDTSHNEGAYFHSEIEKQRHTFSNNMYELRTDQISSMVSICGHDVNDEGNTKRKDSKSEDGQKHNMFNTAEFSAGDFETQDLELFLDNIIATQTDAKCTENNDENTKTASVHLSEPCEGVLQTRTTESFTCTFNVTDLDTELEQFMKSVFTKEDDQMKTNSMEEHNHEQALNEFVRNEDISKPCCNESLLFSHSFVESDLISECNEINLPMKNTEQNYEVCAACNYHDSDRYVEDIINKSRPTNEIYESKYDDGESKNDIITINFEKEMVEEFAKVSQSPCTNIKILCENVTAKPNERHCVSGGHSWLEGSDSLSITSNDIHTGVCTQLPLESIHHFRLSAKKTRDEENYHDYVSNDRECCLLEKSDIRYTNDNQSGDLFDVSNKHEETIDISNTPEHLGKQSYRSKVIDLFCSPEMCSEGKESMNDTTSVCTKPCYSTPLVNHTLNFDTPGLDQCIIVDSQEVSPLQEHSNEQLEAKDRNFHLDVLDRELHASKCGTPGLDAAMIVESQEVLSHSSNEKKESHLYSRKVRFDKRLQRVSSCHLIDIKMQLNISPSTQAKTTKSCLRKTNENDLFSTRELLKTNGLQESDHYAGKLQHVTEVTELNSMNAFDNGNTCARNNLHENNSCDMFASFDLSLSTQSMEYSNNFQEKRKCLFKDSFLCNESKVKERDVINSIGTEASRCDYNDLSADLFRDSLIDNPDDLSSKKQQNETRDAKVTVQNSVTTERQVFKPLISNLQTTSKSDKCAYLSPDVIDDSPLLAGKKGDFGFILKSVPHVATTIFGRKLFM is encoded by the exons ATGGCCGCTGACCATGTGCTACTGTTAGCCAGAGTCATTGATGTACTAGACAGCATCATAGCTTACCCTAGCTGCAATCTCTGCTACACCAAGCTCCTCATAGATCCCACTACTTCCAG ATACCACTGCATGAAGTGCTATTCTAGCCAGGTGAAGTGTAGGGTGCAGTGGCGTTACAGACTGGTTCTATCTGTGTCGGACGGATGTGTAGTGGGCTCTGTTGTGACCTTCGGGAAAATGTTGGAACCATACTTTGGTAAAACTGCAACTGAATTTAGAAG AAGTCTGGATGATCTGGAAGGCTCTGGCTATCCTGCTAATGAACTTCTTCAAGATGCACTCACGCGAACCTTTGTCGGGAAATGCTTCTACTTCGGATTCAAAGTTAATGAAACACCAACGAAGGTGACACTTGGTACATTATTTCAAGAAGATCCAGGTGGTTTCAATCAGACAGATTCTGATGGCAATGATTCAGGAATCTCACACATTTTAGCTTATCAAATGATAGCCAGCCAAGATGGTGTCTATGCAACAGTGACCGACCACATGAGACTACTTGTTAAACAGCTACGACATGGATATGAGGAGACCCCAAGAAGTGACCAACAAAACCGACTCAAAAGCATTTATGCAAGGTCATGTAAATCATTACTGACTGAGTCTCATTTAAGCTGTTATGGTTCGTTCATTGGTCAACATTCTGTAGAATTAAGCTGTGACCACTGTCAGGAAGTCTCTAATAACGGAAGTGTTACGAAGTGCTTGTTAAATTCAGATCATAGTAAAACCTCCTCAGAGTTAGGAAATCTTGATCGAAATGAACAATCAACAACATCAGAGTTAGGCATCCAACCAGAAGATGAGAAACATGTCAGTGTTGATGGAATTACATTTGAAGATAGTTCTGGTTGTAATAGTTTTAGTAATATATCAGATGTGATTCCTAACGAATTTCAAGAAACACTTTGTGAAAATGTCATTGAAAAGAAAATTGGATTTTCTGATACTAACAATGATATTTCAAACACAAGTAGGAGAATTGATAGAGAGCTGCAGAGACGCCATGTGTTCCACACTTTGACACATAATCCCCCACAACTGTGCACAATGATTCCTAGAAACCAGATTGAAACCAACAACCAAGTTAACAATAACCATATCAAAGGGCCGGAATGTGAAATTTCGTGTAGAAATGACCATAATAATTTGTTTATGCCCGAGTCTGAAGGTATGCAGTTATTCTTTGAATCACAATGTGATGGTATTGATTTCTCTAATGATGACTCTGGTCAGTACATTACAACTGAAAAGGTTTTTATAAACTGTTACACATCTAAAAATACTCTGGGTtctgaatatttaaataatggcAATTCTATAACATGTCACTCAGAACATTCTTTAGGTAATGTGTCTTTTAAACGGAATCAAATTAGCGGAACAGGTATTCATGGGGATCCTGGAATTGATTTAAGACCTCTGCCTAACTCAGTAAAATGTGTGAATTCAATGGACAAAGTAAATCAGAATGTTGCAACAGCATCGACGTTGTTGCCAGAATCAGAACCGTTAGAAGATTTCTTAAGTTCTTTTCAGGGATTTTCAATGTCAATGACAGAGATTGTGAACATAGAAACAGTTAAATCAAATTGCAATTTATCATATGCTAATTTCGATAACAGCAGGGATACAAGTCATAATGAAGGTGCTTATTTTCACAGTGAAATAGAGAAACAAAGGCATACATTTTCTAACAATATGTATGAATTAAGGACAGACCAAATATCAAGTATGGTAAGTATCTGTGGTCATGATGTCAATGATGAAGGAAATACGAAAAGAAAGGATTCCAAAAGTGAAGACGGTCAAAAACACAATATGTTCAATACTGCAGAGTTTTCTGCTGGTGACTTTGAAACACAAGATCTGGAGTTGTTTTTAGATAACATTATTGCAACTCAAACAGATGCCAAATGTACTGAAAACAATGATGAAAATACTAAGACTGCTTCTGTGCACTTGAGTGAACCTTGTGAAGGGGTATTACAAACTCGCACTACTGAAAGTTTCACCTGTACGTTTAATGTAACAGATTTGGATACAGAGCTTGAACAATTTATGAAAAGTGTGTTTACAAAAGAAgacgatcagatgaaaacaaaCTCAATGGAAGAACATAACCATGAACAGGCGTTGAACGAATTTGTTCGAAATGAAGATATAAGCAAACCTTGTTGTAATGAGTCATTATTGTTTTCACATAGTTTTGTTGAGTCTGACCTGATATCAGAGTGTAATGAAATAAATTTGCCTATGAAAAACACCGAACAAAATTATGAAGTATGCGCAGCATGCAACTATCATGATTCAGACAGATACGTGGAAGACATCATTAACAAGTCGCGTCCAACAAATGAAAtttatgaaagcaaatatgatgATGGTGAATCAAAAAACGATATTATCACCATTAACTTTGAGAAAGAAATGGTAGAAGAATTTGCCAAAGTCTCACAAAGCCCTTGTACcaacataaaaatattgtgtGAAAATGTAACTGCCAAACCGAATGAAAGGCACTGTGTTTCGGGAGGCCATAGCTGGCTAGAGGGCTCCGACAGTTTAAGTATCACAAGCAATGATATCCATACAGGTGTTTGTACACAATTACCGCTAGAAAGCATACATCATTTCAGATTGAGTGCCAAAAAGACACGTGATGAAGAGAATTATCACGATTATGTTTCGAATGACAGAGAATGTTGTCTGTTGGAAAAAAGTGATATCAGATATACAAATGATAACCAGTCGGGTGATTTGTTCGACGTTAGTAATAAACATGAAGAAACAATAGACATTTCAAATACTCCTGAACATTTAGGTAAACAGTCTTATAGAAGTAAAGTGATTGACCTTTTCTGTAGCCCAGAAATGTGTTCAGAGGGAAAAGAAAGTATGAATGACACGACAAGTGTGTGTACGAAACCATGTTATTCCACACCTCTCGTTAACCATACATTGAATTTTGATACACCGGGACTTGATCAGTGCATTATTGTTGACAGTCAGGAAGTTTCTCCACTCCAGGAGCACTCAAATGAACAACTCGAAGCAAAAGACCGAAATTTTCATTTAGATGTTTTAGATAGAGAATTACATGCATCAAAATGTGGTACTCCCGGACTCGATGCGGCAATGATTGTTGAAAGCCAAGAGGTATTGTCTCATTcatcaaatgaaaaaaaagaatcacATTTATACTCCAGAAAAGTGAGGTTTGACAAACGATTGCAAAGGGTAAGCTCATGTCATCTTATTGATATAAAGATGCAATTGAACATCAGTCCTTCAACACAAGCAAAAACTACGAAATCATGTTTAAGGAAAACCAATGAAAACGACCTCTTTAGCACAAGGGAGTTACTAAAAACAAACGGTTTACAAGAGAGTGACCACTATGCTGGCAAATTACAACATGTAACCGAAGTCACTGAACTGAATTCAATGAACGCTTTTGATAATGGCAATACATGTGCAAGAAACAATCTGCATGAAAATAATTCATGTGACATGTTTGCCTCTTTCGACCTTAGCTTATCAACACAAAGCATGGAATACTCTAATAATTTCCAAGAAAAGCggaaatgtttatttaaagattctttCTTGTGTAATGAAAGTAAAGTAAAAGAGAGAGATGTGATAAATTCTATCGGCACAGAAGCTAGTAGATGTGATTACAATGACCTATCAGCCGATTTGTTTCGGGACAGTTTAATCGATAATCCCGATGACCTCTCTTCAAAGAAACAGCAAAATGAGACTCGTGATGCAAAAGTTACTGTACAAAACAGTGTTACAACTGAGCGTCAAGTATTTAAACCTTTAATAAGTAATTTACAGACTACAAGTAAAAGTGATAAGTGTGCCTATTTGTCGCCAGATGTAATTGACGATAGCCCTTTGTTGGCTGGAAAAAAAGGAGACTTCGgttttatattgaaaagtgtCCCACATGTTGCTACAACAATATTTGGCAGAAAATTattcatgtaa